A portion of the Rhodococcus pseudokoreensis genome contains these proteins:
- the frr gene encoding ribosome recycling factor: MIDEALFEAEEKMEKAVTVAKDDLGSIRTGRANPGMFNRIGIDYYGAFTPITQLASINVPEARLVVVKPYEASQLNAIETAIRNSDLGVNPSNDGNLIRISVPQLTEERRRELVKQAKSKGEDAKVSVRNVRRKAMDELSRIQKDGEAGEDEVGRAEKELDKTTARYVAQVDELVKHKEAELLEV, translated from the coding sequence GTGATTGATGAAGCTCTCTTCGAAGCCGAGGAGAAGATGGAGAAGGCTGTCACGGTGGCCAAGGACGATCTCGGGTCGATCCGCACGGGCCGCGCGAATCCTGGCATGTTCAACCGCATCGGAATCGACTACTACGGCGCGTTCACCCCGATCACGCAGCTCGCCAGCATCAACGTGCCGGAAGCGCGACTCGTCGTCGTCAAGCCGTACGAGGCCTCGCAGCTGAACGCCATCGAGACGGCGATCCGGAACTCCGACCTGGGCGTGAACCCGTCCAACGACGGAAACCTGATCCGCATCTCCGTTCCCCAGCTCACCGAGGAACGCCGCCGCGAACTGGTGAAGCAGGCGAAGTCGAAGGGCGAGGACGCGAAGGTGTCCGTGCGCAACGTGCGCCGCAAGGCGATGGACGAGCTGTCCCGGATCCAGAAGGACGGCGAGGCCGGCGAGGACGAGGTCGGGCGGGCCGAGAAGGAACTCGACAAGACGACCGCCCGGTACGTCGCGCAGGTCGACGAACTGGTGAAGCACAAGGAAGCCGAGTTACTGGAAGTTTAG
- the pyrH gene encoding UMP kinase, producing MSEPANERPGFHRVLLKLGGEMFGGGKVGLDPDVVTKVAEQIAEVVRSGVQVAVVIGGGNFFRGAELQQRGLDRARSDYMGMLGTVMNCLALQDFLEKEGIDSRVQTAITMGQVAEPYIPLRAQRHLEKGRVVIFGAGMGMPYFSTDTTAAQRALEIGAEVVLMAKAVDGVFTADPNLDPNATMYTQITHREVIEQELKVADATAFSLCMDNQMPIMVFNLLTEGNIARAVSGEKIGTLVKS from the coding sequence ATGTCCGAACCAGCCAACGAACGTCCGGGATTCCATCGAGTCCTTCTCAAACTCGGCGGAGAAATGTTCGGTGGTGGCAAGGTCGGTCTCGACCCCGACGTGGTGACCAAGGTCGCGGAGCAGATCGCGGAGGTCGTGCGATCCGGGGTGCAGGTGGCGGTGGTCATCGGCGGCGGCAACTTCTTCCGTGGTGCGGAACTGCAGCAGCGAGGTTTGGACCGCGCGCGTTCCGACTACATGGGCATGCTCGGCACGGTCATGAATTGCCTTGCTCTGCAGGACTTCCTGGAGAAAGAGGGCATCGACAGCCGCGTGCAGACGGCGATCACCATGGGTCAGGTGGCGGAACCGTACATTCCGCTGCGCGCCCAGCGTCACCTCGAGAAGGGGCGCGTCGTGATCTTCGGCGCCGGCATGGGCATGCCGTACTTCTCCACCGACACGACCGCGGCGCAGCGGGCCCTCGAGATCGGTGCCGAGGTGGTGCTGATGGCCAAGGCCGTCGACGGTGTGTTCACCGCGGACCCGAACCTCGACCCGAACGCGACGATGTACACGCAGATCACGCACCGTGAGGTCATCGAGCAGGAGCTGAAGGTGGCCGACGCGACGGCGTTCAGCCTGTGTATGGACAACCAGATGCCGATCATGGTGTTCAATCTGCTGACCGAGGGGAATATCGCTCGGGCGGTGTCCGGTGAGAAGATCGGAACGCTCGTCAAGTCATGA
- the tsf gene encoding translation elongation factor Ts: protein MANYTAADVKRLRELTGSGMMACKNALAEAEGDFDKAVEQLRIKGAKDVGKRAERTTAEGLVVSKDGVLLELDCETDFVAKNEDFLKLAESIVTVAAAAKPADVDALKALELDGKTVDTVIQEQSAKIGEKLVLSKIASFDGPVAVYLHKRSADLPPAVGVLVEYTGEGDAAAEAARGAAMQVAALKAKYVTRDEVPEDIVANERHIAEETARAEGKPEQALPKIIEGRVNGYFKDVVLTEQSSVQDSKKSVKAILDEAGVTIKRFVRFEVGAS, encoded by the coding sequence ATGGCGAACTACACCGCCGCTGACGTCAAGCGGCTCCGCGAGCTCACCGGCTCCGGAATGATGGCCTGCAAGAACGCTCTCGCTGAGGCCGAGGGTGACTTCGACAAGGCTGTCGAGCAGCTGCGCATCAAGGGCGCCAAGGACGTGGGCAAGCGTGCCGAGCGCACCACGGCCGAGGGCCTGGTCGTTTCCAAGGACGGCGTCCTGCTCGAGCTCGACTGCGAGACGGACTTCGTCGCGAAGAACGAGGACTTCCTGAAGCTCGCCGAGTCGATCGTCACGGTCGCCGCAGCAGCGAAGCCCGCCGACGTCGACGCCCTCAAGGCGCTCGAGCTCGACGGCAAGACGGTCGACACCGTCATCCAGGAGCAGTCCGCGAAGATCGGCGAGAAGCTCGTTCTGAGCAAGATCGCCTCCTTCGACGGGCCGGTCGCGGTCTACCTGCACAAGCGCAGCGCCGACCTGCCGCCCGCCGTCGGCGTCCTCGTCGAGTACACCGGTGAGGGCGACGCTGCTGCGGAGGCCGCTCGCGGCGCCGCCATGCAGGTCGCGGCACTCAAGGCCAAGTACGTCACGCGCGACGAGGTCCCCGAGGACATCGTCGCCAACGAGCGTCACATCGCCGAGGAGACCGCACGCGCCGAGGGCAAGCCGGAGCAGGCTCTGCCGAAGATCATCGAAGGCCGCGTCAACGGCTACTTCAAGGACGTCGTGCTGACCGAGCAGTCCTCGGTGCAGGACTCCAAGAAGTCCGTCAAGGCGATCCTCGACGAGGCCGGCGTGACCATCAAGCGCTTCGTCCGCTTCGAGGTCGGTGCTTCGTAG
- the rpsB gene encoding 30S ribosomal protein S2 — protein MAVVTMKQLLDSGTHFGHQTRRWNPKMKRFIFTDRNGIYIIDLQQTLTYIDKAYEFVKETVAHGGTVLFVGTKKQAQESIAAEATRVGMPYVNQRWLGGMLTNFTTVHKRLLRLKELEAMEQTGGFEGRTKKEILMLTREMTKLDRTLGGIRDMAKVPSAVWVVDTNKEHLAVAEARKLNIPVIAILDTNCDPDLVDYPIPGNDDAIRSAALLTKVVASAVAEGVQARAGLSSDKDAKPEAGAGEPLAEWEQELLSQAAPAAEAAPAAEAQAAPAAEAPAAEAPSTEA, from the coding sequence ATGGCTGTCGTAACAATGAAGCAGCTGCTGGACAGCGGCACGCACTTCGGTCACCAGACCCGTCGCTGGAACCCGAAGATGAAGCGATTCATCTTCACCGACCGCAACGGCATCTACATCATCGACTTGCAGCAGACGCTGACGTACATCGACAAGGCGTACGAATTCGTCAAGGAGACCGTTGCCCACGGCGGCACCGTCCTCTTCGTCGGCACCAAGAAGCAGGCCCAGGAGTCCATCGCGGCCGAGGCCACTCGCGTCGGGATGCCCTACGTCAACCAGCGTTGGCTCGGCGGCATGCTCACCAACTTCACCACCGTCCACAAGCGTCTTCTCCGCCTCAAGGAGCTCGAGGCGATGGAGCAGACCGGTGGCTTCGAGGGTCGCACCAAGAAGGAAATCCTCATGCTCACGCGTGAGATGACCAAGCTGGACCGCACTCTCGGTGGTATCCGCGACATGGCCAAGGTCCCCTCCGCGGTGTGGGTTGTCGACACCAACAAGGAGCACCTGGCGGTTGCCGAGGCTCGCAAGCTGAACATCCCGGTCATCGCGATCCTGGACACCAACTGCGACCCCGACCTCGTCGACTACCCGATCCCGGGCAACGACGACGCCATCCGCAGCGCCGCCCTGCTCACCAAGGTCGTCGCTTCCGCGGTGGCCGAGGGCGTGCAGGCCCGCGCCGGACTGAGCTCCGACAAGGACGCGAAGCCCGAGGCCGGCGCCGGTGAACCCCTCGCCGAGTGGGAGCAGGAACTGCTCTCGCAGGCAGCGCCCGCAGCAGAGGCCGCTCCCGCAGCTGAGGCACAGGCGGCTCCGGCTGCCGAGGCCCCCGCAGCAGAGGCTCCCTCCACCGAGGCCTGA
- a CDS encoding M23 family metallopeptidase, which produces MTKFGAILRVLSATVTATTVLTAAVLLSPHAEAAPAGDFDWPLHPRPRVVRAFDNPEHDWLPGHRGVDLGGVPDEAVLSAGAGIVVFAGTVAGKPVVSVDHPGGLRTTYEPVTARVTPGLRVGRGTVLGTLEPGHPGCIAPVAACLHWGLRRDREYLDPLGLVRVAPVRLQPVGGG; this is translated from the coding sequence ATGACGAAGTTCGGGGCGATCCTGCGGGTCCTGTCCGCGACGGTCACGGCGACGACCGTCCTGACCGCCGCGGTTCTTCTCTCCCCGCACGCCGAAGCCGCACCGGCCGGCGACTTCGACTGGCCGCTGCACCCGCGGCCGCGAGTAGTGCGGGCATTCGACAATCCCGAGCACGACTGGCTTCCCGGCCATCGCGGCGTGGATCTGGGTGGCGTCCCCGACGAGGCGGTGTTGTCCGCGGGCGCGGGCATCGTGGTGTTCGCCGGCACGGTCGCGGGCAAACCCGTCGTCTCCGTCGACCACCCGGGAGGTCTGCGCACCACGTACGAACCGGTGACCGCCCGGGTCACCCCCGGGCTGCGCGTCGGCCGCGGCACCGTCCTCGGCACACTCGAACCCGGGCACCCGGGCTGCATCGCCCCCGTCGCCGCGTGCCTGCACTGGGGTCTGCGCCGCGACCGCGAATACCTCGACCCTCTCGGACTCGTCCGGGTGGCACCGGTACGGCTACAACCCGTCGGCGGCGGCTAG
- a CDS encoding MinD/ParA family ATP-binding protein, giving the protein MGDAAADPWGQQSWDDPTPAPSQHQVTNQDLVADALLKRARKAPSRGWRRGLHRLTGGTVNPGESAGEARDAALLDRIRQPIQGDYRIAFLSLKGGVGKTTTTIGLGSTFASLRGDCVIAVDANPDFGTLAQRVPLQTHSTVRDLIAAEPDILRYSDVRAHTSQAPSRLEVLASEQDPAISEAFSEDDYRRVIDVLQVYYNIILTDCGTGIMHSAMNGVLQLANSLVLVSSPAIDGARSAAATLDWLQHHGYGHLVSRTVVVISAARPGSSMIDMTELTNHFLLRCRAVKVVPFDEHLAEGSVVDLDLLRPETRKAFVELAAMVADDFPESAGRHAVAEWR; this is encoded by the coding sequence GTGGGCGATGCCGCGGCGGATCCGTGGGGGCAGCAGTCCTGGGACGATCCCACTCCGGCGCCGAGTCAGCATCAGGTGACCAATCAGGATCTGGTGGCGGATGCGCTCCTGAAGCGGGCGCGCAAGGCGCCGAGCCGGGGATGGCGGCGCGGACTGCACCGGCTCACCGGGGGAACGGTGAACCCGGGGGAGTCGGCGGGGGAGGCTCGCGACGCGGCACTCCTCGACCGGATCCGGCAGCCGATCCAGGGGGACTATCGAATTGCGTTCCTGTCCTTGAAGGGCGGCGTCGGGAAGACGACGACCACGATCGGGCTCGGTTCGACGTTCGCATCGTTGCGCGGCGACTGCGTGATCGCCGTCGACGCCAACCCCGACTTCGGGACGCTCGCGCAACGGGTTCCCCTGCAGACACATTCGACGGTCCGTGACCTCATCGCGGCGGAGCCGGACATCTTGCGCTATTCGGATGTGCGGGCTCACACGTCGCAGGCGCCGAGTCGCCTCGAGGTGCTCGCGAGCGAGCAGGACCCGGCGATCTCCGAGGCGTTCAGCGAGGACGACTACCGGCGGGTCATCGACGTCCTGCAGGTGTACTACAACATCATCCTCACCGACTGCGGCACCGGCATCATGCATTCGGCGATGAACGGTGTTCTGCAACTCGCCAATTCCCTGGTGCTGGTGAGTTCGCCCGCGATCGACGGCGCCCGCAGTGCCGCCGCGACGCTGGACTGGCTGCAGCACCACGGTTACGGGCACCTCGTGTCCCGCACCGTCGTCGTGATCAGTGCCGCCCGGCCGGGGTCGAGCATGATCGACATGACGGAACTGACCAACCATTTCCTGCTCCGGTGCCGGGCCGTGAAGGTAGTGCCGTTCGACGAGCACCTCGCCGAGGGTTCGGTCGTGGATCTGGATCTGCTGCGTCCCGAGACACGCAAGGCGTTCGTCGAACTCGCCGCGATGGTTGCGGACGACTTCCCGGAGTCGGCGGGCAGACACGCTGTCGCCGAGTGGCGCTAG
- a CDS encoding multidrug effflux MFS transporter, translating to MLCVLALLSAIAPLATDMYLPGLPLMTESLNTSAPSVQLTLTTFMAGLGIGQLVVGPLSDGLGRRRLLIGATVVTTLAAMACALAPTVETLITARLFQGLSGGAAIVLARACIADRARGDSAARLFSIMMIIGGVAPVVAPLLGGALLGPVGWRGIFWVLTAAGVAMFAGVLILVPETLPPENRHGGGLTALVRNLHYVVGNRVYLGYAFTFMFGFVALFSYISASPFVVQNVLGLSPGQFSMVFAVNAAGMVSSAIVNTRLVGTFHARQLLRFGVTLLLAAGVVLLLAATTIDTPSWWAILIPLFVSVSSIGFVMGNATALAQGEVTKASGTGSALLGAGQFGLAAVVSPLVGIAGPDSAVPMAVAIPSAGAVAMLSLLVLTRRTHTS from the coding sequence ATGTTGTGTGTTCTGGCGTTACTGTCCGCGATCGCCCCACTGGCCACCGACATGTATCTCCCCGGCCTCCCCCTGATGACGGAGAGCCTGAACACGTCGGCGCCGAGCGTGCAGCTGACACTGACCACGTTCATGGCGGGGCTCGGGATCGGCCAGCTCGTGGTCGGACCGTTGTCGGACGGTCTCGGACGCCGTCGCCTGCTGATCGGCGCCACCGTCGTGACGACCCTCGCCGCGATGGCCTGCGCTCTCGCCCCGACCGTCGAAACCCTCATCACCGCACGACTTTTCCAGGGACTGAGCGGCGGCGCGGCGATCGTGCTCGCGCGCGCCTGCATCGCTGACCGGGCCCGCGGGGACAGCGCCGCACGGCTCTTCAGCATCATGATGATCATCGGCGGCGTCGCACCGGTGGTCGCACCGCTGCTGGGTGGGGCCCTGCTCGGGCCGGTCGGCTGGCGAGGGATCTTCTGGGTCCTCACCGCCGCCGGGGTGGCGATGTTCGCGGGCGTGCTGATCCTCGTCCCGGAGACGCTTCCCCCGGAGAACCGGCACGGCGGCGGGCTCACTGCCCTCGTCCGGAACCTGCACTACGTCGTCGGCAACCGCGTCTACCTGGGTTACGCGTTCACGTTCATGTTCGGGTTCGTCGCACTCTTCTCGTACATCTCTGCGTCGCCGTTCGTCGTGCAGAACGTCCTCGGCCTCAGTCCGGGGCAGTTCTCGATGGTGTTCGCGGTGAACGCGGCCGGGATGGTGAGTTCCGCGATCGTGAACACGCGACTCGTGGGCACGTTCCATGCCCGGCAACTGCTGCGTTTCGGGGTCACGCTGCTCCTGGCGGCGGGCGTGGTGCTGCTGCTCGCCGCGACAACGATCGATACGCCGTCCTGGTGGGCGATCCTGATCCCGCTGTTCGTCTCCGTGTCGAGCATCGGTTTCGTGATGGGCAACGCGACAGCGCTGGCCCAGGGCGAGGTGACGAAGGCGTCCGGCACCGGGTCCGCGCTCCTCGGGGCAGGCCAGTTCGGGCTCGCCGCGGTGGTTTCGCCGCTCGTCGGCATCGCCGGACCCGACAGTGCCGTGCCGATGGCCGTCGCGATCCCGTCGGCGGGTGCCGTGGCCATGCTGTCGCTGCTGGTGCTGACGCGGCGGACGCACACGTCATAG
- a CDS encoding siderophore-interacting protein, whose product MAKPTATLTVLRTEWLTPHMVRVILGDPGFDSFVPNAFSDAYAKLEFGSPEAPVLRTYTIRSVDPVTREIAIDFVVHGDAGVAGPWAASAAAGDVLTLRGPGGAFAPDPAADWYLFAGDETAIPAISASVEKLDASAVGRVIIEVAGPDDEIAFDAPAGVDVTWLHRGDTADRIGEEASGDNAPLVAAVRDTEWLPGNAQVFIHGEAQAVMQNLRSYVRNERGVPASAASISGYWRRGRTEEGFRVWKSELAASEGVSR is encoded by the coding sequence GTGGCAAAGCCGACCGCAACACTGACCGTGCTCCGGACCGAATGGCTGACCCCGCACATGGTGCGGGTAATCCTCGGGGACCCGGGGTTCGACAGTTTCGTTCCCAACGCCTTCTCGGACGCGTACGCGAAACTCGAATTCGGAAGCCCCGAAGCGCCCGTGCTGCGCACCTACACGATCCGGTCCGTGGACCCGGTGACGCGGGAGATCGCCATCGACTTCGTGGTCCACGGCGACGCCGGTGTCGCCGGACCGTGGGCGGCGTCCGCGGCGGCCGGTGACGTCCTGACGCTGCGCGGCCCCGGAGGGGCATTCGCACCGGACCCGGCGGCCGACTGGTACCTGTTCGCGGGCGACGAGACCGCGATCCCCGCCATCTCTGCGTCCGTCGAGAAGCTCGACGCGTCCGCGGTGGGGAGGGTGATCATCGAGGTCGCCGGGCCGGACGACGAGATCGCCTTCGACGCGCCCGCGGGCGTCGACGTCACGTGGCTACACCGCGGCGACACGGCGGACAGGATCGGGGAAGAGGCGTCGGGAGACAACGCCCCCCTCGTCGCGGCGGTCCGCGACACCGAATGGCTGCCCGGAAACGCGCAGGTGTTCATTCACGGTGAGGCGCAGGCCGTGATGCAGAACCTCCGCTCCTACGTGCGCAACGAGCGGGGCGTCCCCGCTTCGGCCGCGTCGATCTCCGGATACTGGCGCCGCGGTCGCACCGAGGAAGGCTTCCGGGTGTGGAAGTCCGAACTCGCCGCGAGTGAGGGCGTCTCCCGCTGA
- a CDS encoding ArsR/SmtB family transcription factor: protein MHAFDVLGDPVRRRIMELLSEGELSAGQVTEVAAAEFGISQPTVSGHLRVLRENGFATVRREGTRRLYAVEPAPLQEVDRWLDGFRRFWSQPLDALATELARGSRQDPRPSRSAHPESSTEGDRQ, encoded by the coding sequence GTGCATGCGTTCGACGTACTCGGCGACCCCGTCCGCCGGCGGATCATGGAACTCCTGTCCGAGGGCGAACTCTCGGCCGGTCAGGTGACCGAAGTCGCAGCCGCAGAGTTCGGGATCTCACAGCCGACGGTGTCCGGGCACCTGCGGGTGCTGCGGGAGAACGGGTTCGCCACGGTCCGTCGCGAAGGCACCAGGCGTCTCTACGCGGTCGAGCCGGCGCCGCTGCAGGAGGTGGATCGATGGCTCGACGGGTTCCGCCGGTTCTGGAGCCAGCCGCTCGACGCCCTGGCCACCGAACTCGCCCGCGGGAGTCGTCAGGACCCCCGGCCGAGCCGGTCCGCACACCCCGAATCATCGACAGAAGGAGACCGACAGTGA
- a CDS encoding SRPBCC domain-containing protein, whose amino-acid sequence MNEIAGQDTSLTTVQRSMGNREIAEGAARTAVLRRRYDAPIDDVWNAITTPDRVDRFFLPLSGDLRAGGSFALQGQASGEILACVAPHLLRLQWTPPGDRGYSDQVEVRLTADGPDATWLELEHASVADVFRNDPDTGCYGVGTGWEGPLHYLGEYLRGALPDRPSTEWYTFDEAEELRLANYRGTEWAKVEAQHARSTGDA is encoded by the coding sequence GTGAACGAGATCGCCGGTCAGGACACCAGCCTGACGACAGTGCAGCGGAGCATGGGTAATCGCGAGATCGCCGAGGGTGCAGCGCGAACGGCGGTGCTCCGACGACGCTACGACGCGCCGATCGACGACGTCTGGAATGCCATCACGACCCCGGACCGCGTCGACCGCTTCTTCCTCCCGCTCAGCGGCGACCTGCGCGCGGGCGGATCCTTCGCCCTGCAGGGCCAGGCCAGTGGGGAAATCCTGGCCTGCGTCGCGCCGCATCTGCTGCGGCTGCAGTGGACTCCGCCCGGCGACCGTGGTTACAGCGATCAGGTCGAGGTCCGGCTGACCGCCGACGGTCCGGACGCGACGTGGCTGGAGTTGGAACACGCCTCCGTCGCCGACGTCTTCCGCAACGACCCGGACACGGGCTGCTACGGCGTCGGAACGGGCTGGGAAGGTCCCCTGCACTATCTCGGCGAGTACCTGCGCGGCGCCCTGCCGGACCGCCCCAGCACCGAGTGGTACACCTTCGACGAAGCCGAGGAACTGCGCCTCGCCAACTACCGCGGCACGGAATGGGCCAAGGTCGAGGCGCAGCACGCGCGGAGCACCGGCGACGCCTGA
- the dprA gene encoding DNA-processing protein DprA, producing MTVESRSDAGGPSGVHDPRRLAWAYLSKVVQGPCPALSRLVEEVGPQEAARAVRERDLSDMLGERTVARAHVDTAADDLELVAGMGGRLVTPDDDEWPQWRLLGFGNLSRSRDEGPPLALWVLGSRPVAELTDRAISIVGTRAASGYGEHVTAEIAGDLAVDGWTIVSGAAFGVDGAAHRAALGVGGLTVAVLACGVDRAYPAGHARLLRQIAQNGAVVSEYAPGTTPAKHRFLARNRLVASLSDGVVVVEAGWRSGARNTVSWARKLGRPVMAVPGPVTSASSTGCNRMIREGEARLVANAGDVVEEAGPIGLRDGPEVVRDLDALSGDALLVYEALPAAGPRGVRDLSELSGVAVEQVRAVLPLLEMEGFVGCDDTGWSRQR from the coding sequence ATGACGGTGGAAAGTCGAAGTGACGCAGGCGGTCCGAGTGGAGTTCACGATCCGCGCCGGTTGGCGTGGGCGTATCTGTCGAAGGTGGTGCAGGGGCCGTGCCCGGCGCTGTCCCGCCTCGTGGAGGAGGTGGGGCCGCAGGAGGCCGCGCGGGCCGTGCGGGAGCGGGACCTGTCGGACATGCTGGGGGAGCGCACGGTGGCCCGTGCCCACGTGGACACGGCCGCGGACGATCTCGAACTGGTGGCGGGGATGGGTGGCCGGCTCGTGACGCCGGACGACGACGAATGGCCACAGTGGCGGCTCCTCGGTTTCGGGAATCTGTCGCGGTCGCGGGACGAGGGCCCGCCGCTGGCGCTGTGGGTACTCGGGTCGCGCCCGGTGGCCGAACTCACCGATCGGGCGATCTCGATCGTGGGGACACGGGCGGCGAGTGGGTACGGCGAGCACGTGACGGCGGAGATTGCCGGTGATCTCGCGGTCGACGGGTGGACGATCGTGTCGGGCGCGGCGTTCGGGGTCGACGGCGCCGCGCATCGTGCGGCGCTGGGCGTCGGGGGCCTGACAGTGGCGGTGCTGGCGTGTGGTGTGGATCGCGCGTACCCGGCGGGGCATGCGCGCCTGTTGCGGCAGATCGCACAGAACGGTGCGGTGGTCAGCGAGTACGCGCCGGGCACGACTCCGGCGAAACATCGGTTCCTGGCGCGGAACCGGTTGGTGGCGAGCCTGTCCGACGGGGTGGTCGTGGTGGAGGCGGGCTGGCGCAGCGGCGCCAGGAACACGGTGAGCTGGGCGCGCAAACTGGGCCGTCCGGTGATGGCGGTGCCCGGTCCGGTGACGTCGGCGTCGTCGACCGGATGCAATCGGATGATTCGGGAGGGGGAGGCGCGGTTGGTCGCGAACGCCGGCGACGTGGTCGAGGAGGCCGGGCCGATCGGACTGCGGGACGGCCCCGAGGTGGTCCGCGATCTCGATGCGCTGTCGGGTGACGCGCTGCTCGTGTACGAGGCGTTGCCGGCCGCCGGACCGCGTGGGGTCCGGGATCTGTCCGAACTGTCCGGGGTCGCGGTCGAGCAGGTCCGCGCCGTACTCCCGTTGCTGGAGATGGAGGGTTTCGTCGGCTGCGACGACACGGGATGGTCCCGGCAGCGGTGA
- a CDS encoding YifB family Mg chelatase-like AAA ATPase has product MALGRAHSVAVTGVDGQLVEIEADIGRGLPAVHLVGLPDTALSEARDRIRAAVANSGEEWPDSKVILALSPATLPKVGSVYDLALVAAVLDAAKQVKRQRLRETVLLGELALDGRLRSVRGILPAVLAAKNAGWATVVVPVQSLPEAGLVGGVEVLGAHDLRAAIAWLREERDLEYPEPAQWVAQPVRADLSEVVGQTEARWAIEVAAAGAHHLMLTGPPGVGKTMLAQRLPGVLPPLTESESLEVTAIHSVAGLLPPERPLIDVPPFIAPHHTASVSALVGGGSGVAKPGAVSRAHRGVLFLDECAEIGTKVLEALRTPLEDGEVRIARRDGVARYPARFQLILAANPCPCAPPREADCVCAPTARRRYLGKLSGPLMDRVDLRVRMQAVATGAFIDDVGESTEDVRQRVAEARAAAGERWSDYGWRTNAEVPGPALRQKFRLARPALAPVERALRKGLITARGADRALRVAWTVSDLAGLAMPGPEQVVTALGFRDRSFQ; this is encoded by the coding sequence ATGGCGCTGGGCCGCGCGCATTCGGTGGCGGTGACCGGGGTCGACGGTCAGTTGGTCGAGATCGAGGCCGACATCGGCCGGGGGCTCCCCGCAGTACACCTGGTCGGGCTGCCCGACACCGCGCTGTCGGAGGCGCGCGACCGGATCAGGGCCGCGGTCGCGAATTCGGGTGAGGAGTGGCCGGATTCGAAGGTGATCCTCGCGTTGTCGCCTGCGACCCTGCCGAAGGTCGGATCGGTCTACGACCTCGCGCTCGTCGCTGCCGTGCTCGATGCGGCCAAACAGGTGAAGCGGCAGCGGCTGCGCGAGACCGTTCTGCTCGGCGAACTGGCGCTCGACGGCCGGCTCCGGTCGGTGCGCGGGATCCTGCCCGCGGTGCTCGCGGCGAAGAACGCGGGATGGGCGACCGTGGTGGTCCCGGTGCAGTCGCTGCCCGAGGCGGGGCTGGTCGGCGGTGTCGAGGTGCTCGGCGCACACGATCTGAGGGCGGCGATCGCGTGGCTGCGGGAGGAGCGCGATCTCGAGTACCCCGAGCCGGCGCAGTGGGTCGCCCAGCCGGTGCGCGCCGATCTGAGCGAGGTGGTCGGTCAGACGGAGGCCCGCTGGGCCATCGAGGTGGCGGCGGCGGGAGCGCACCACCTCATGCTCACCGGCCCACCTGGCGTCGGAAAGACGATGCTGGCGCAACGTCTTCCGGGAGTTCTGCCGCCGCTCACCGAGAGCGAGTCGCTCGAGGTGACGGCAATCCACTCGGTGGCGGGACTCCTGCCGCCCGAGCGCCCCCTCATCGACGTGCCGCCGTTCATTGCACCCCACCACACCGCGTCGGTGAGTGCACTCGTCGGCGGCGGCAGCGGTGTCGCGAAACCCGGTGCGGTCAGTCGCGCCCACCGCGGGGTGCTGTTCCTCGACGAGTGCGCCGAGATCGGAACCAAGGTACTCGAGGCCCTGCGGACCCCACTCGAGGACGGGGAGGTGCGGATCGCGCGACGGGACGGGGTCGCCCGCTACCCGGCGCGTTTCCAGCTGATCCTCGCGGCCAATCCGTGCCCCTGCGCGCCGCCGCGGGAGGCGGACTGCGTGTGCGCGCCGACCGCCCGGCGACGCTATCTCGGCAAGTTGTCGGGACCGCTGATGGACCGCGTGGACCTGCGGGTGCGGATGCAGGCCGTCGCGACCGGGGCGTTCATCGACGACGTCGGCGAGAGCACCGAGGACGTCCGGCAGCGGGTGGCCGAGGCGCGCGCCGCCGCAGGCGAGCGGTGGAGCGACTACGGGTGGCGCACCAACGCGGAGGTGCCGGGCCCGGCCCTGCGGCAGAAGTTCCGGCTGGCGCGCCCGGCGCTGGCGCCGGTCGAGCGGGCGCTGCGCAAGGGGCTGATCACGGCCCGAGGCGCCGATCGTGCGCTACGGGTGGCATGGACGGTGAGCGATCTGGCGGGCCTCGCCATGCCGGGCCCGGAGCAGGTGGTCACCGCGCTGGGTTTTCGTGATCGGAGCTTTCAATGA